The segment ATCAATATTATCTGATTCTGATGTTGACTGGAGACTTTCAATAAAAGCTGACGTTATCTTTGCAAAGCGATCAAGTCCTATGAGATCACCATTGCCTACCCATGCCACGGAATTAACCATAACAGCAACAGGAACATCAGGATTCTTCCTTGCCAGCCAACCGCAGAAAAGTTCGCCTATATCGTGTGGCGAATCGATCACAACAGATAATATCCCACCTTTGAACTCCGGTCGTGAGAACATGCATAGTCTTTCATATGCCCTTGACACATCACGCATGTAATTGTAGTACCTTTTTGCAAGCCGTCCCTTGCCGGAATAAAGCTGATCAGTATCCCCATTGCAGGAAATGATCAATTGTACCAGTTCAACCGGGTCACAGTCCTTGTGCCTGAGAAGAAGATCAACATAACGTTTCGGGTTCGGATCAAAGCGTGCCATTCGTGCCTTTCGTTTGCCAAAGATCTCTTTTGAAAGAGATTCGATTCTTGCGCAAGGAGTAAAACCTAATCTTTGGACTTGCTCATTAGAACCTGAAAAACTAAGTTTGCGATCAAGTTCCGGTACATCCTTTGCAAAAACCAGTTCAGCACCAGGATTATCCCTGAAACAGGAGCAGGCAAGCAGGACACCATCCACAGTAGGA is part of the Methanococcoides orientis genome and harbors:
- a CDS encoding DUF4130 domain-containing protein gives rise to the protein MIIAFSPTVDGVLLACSCFRDNPGAELVFAKDVPELDRKLSFSGSNEQVQRLGFTPCARIESLSKEIFGKRKARMARFDPNPKRYVDLLLRHKDCDPVELVQLIISCNGDTDQLYSGKGRLAKRYYNYMRDVSRAYERLCMFSRPEFKGGILSVVIDSPHDIGELFCGWLARKNPDVPVAVMVNSVAWVGNGDLIGLDRFAKITSAFIESLQSTSESDNIDDLWDVYYDSQMIESRRNIGLAKKVQPKFSASMSKMAKRDRYKVERGISSCRLDSFA